The window AAATCCCGAATTTGTAAGATGGCTCGGTAACGTAAAATTTAATATCTAATACTTTTTTCATCACTAGATAAGTCGAATTCCAATTAGGCATTGAGTAATAGCTCTAAATTGAGTGGCATATATATGTTGAAATTAAAGAAGCTATCAAGAATCGTACTTAAATTAATGGATCATTTTAGAAATTTGCTGGTTAAGGGAGAGTGGGATAATGGAGAGTAAACGTTTTGAAATTATTTATACTCAAGGAAAGCTAGAGTTTTTTAAGATTATTCGTGATAACCAGACGGGAGTTCTATACTTGTTGAACCTTAATGCTGCTGGAAGTGGATTGACCGTTATGGTAGATCAAGAAGGAAAACCCTTGTTAGATGAGAATTATAAAAAATAGTCGAGAATGAGTTAAGGTATCCATTTGGTTAATGCTTATTCCAGATATGGCGCAGTTCTGCAACAAGAACTGTGCCTTTTTTGTATTAAATTGACCATATAATCGAAAAACAGCAGGTAATCTGGTGTTTATATAGAATTCAAGATATATACATAAATAAAAGAGTAATATTAGGGGGAGTTCTTGTGTTAATTAAGCCAAAAAAATTGCAGCCAGGAGACCTGATTGCAACAGTAAGTCCTTCTTGGGGTGGAGCAGGTGAACCAACACTTAGATGGCGATATGAACAAGGGGTAAAGAGGCTAGAGGAAATTTTTGAACTAAAGGTTATACCAATGCCGAATAGTTTGAAAGGAGCAGACTTTCTGTATAAAAATCCACAAGCTCGTGCTGAAGATTTAATGACAGCATTTAAGGATGAGCGCATTAAGGGAATCATTGCAAATATTGGTGGAGATGATAGTATTCGATTACTCCCGTATATCGATTTTAATGTTATACGCGATAACCCGAAAATTTTTATGGGTTACTCTGATGTCACCATTTCTCATTTATTTTGTCATAAAGCAGGGATTTCTTCATTTTATGGTCCAGCAATTTTAACCGATTTTGCTGAGAACGTGGAGATGAATCCTTATACAATTGAGATGGTGAAACGAACTC is drawn from Lysinibacillus sp. SGAir0095 and contains these coding sequences:
- a CDS encoding DUF6440 family protein, translated to MESKRFEIIYTQGKLEFFKIIRDNQTGVLYLLNLNAAGSGLTVMVDQEGKPLLDENYKK